One stretch of Anabas testudineus chromosome 24, fAnaTes1.2, whole genome shotgun sequence DNA includes these proteins:
- the LOC113149826 gene encoding histidine triad nucleotide-binding protein 3-like, whose amino-acid sequence MGTQDVFEDCLFCQIVNNQTDTEILLSNEELVCFPDMKPGATHHYLVVPRTHINNCQSLKRDNIPLVERMEEMGRSILEMRKVSDLNDVRMGFHLPPFSSVPHLHLHALAPASQMKPRSQLRYGSQSYWFIPVDKVLSQLKTQGKVK is encoded by the exons ATGGGGACTCAGGACGTGTTTGAAGACTGTCTCTTCTGCCAGATAGTAAACAACCAGACTGATACAGAAATCCTGCTGAGT AATGAAGAGCTGGTTTGTTTTCCAGACATGAAGCCTGGTGCCACACATCACTACCTCGTTGTTCCCAGGACTCACATTAACAACTGTCAAAGTCTGAAGAGGGACAATATCCCTCTAG TGGAGCGAATGGAAGAAATGGGAAGGAGTATACTGGAGATGAGGAAAGTCAGCGACCTAAATGACGTCAG GATGGGGTTTCATCTGCCTCCATTCTCATCTGTTCCCCACCTTCATCTCCACGCTCTGGCTCCAGCCAGTCAGATGAAGCCCAGGTCACAGCTTCGCTATGGATCACAGTCGTACTGGTTCATCCCT GTAGACAAAGTGCTTTCTCAGTTGAAGACTCAAGGCAAGGTCAAATGA
- the LOC113149825 gene encoding histidine triad nucleotide-binding protein 3-like isoform X2, producing MSTNKETPSEEDSVESCIFCLIARNEDKEAEVVAKNEELVCFRDIDPAAPHHYLVVPKQHIHSCFSLHRGHIDLVKRMAKMGKDVLREQGITDMKDTRLGFHQPPYISVNHLHLHVLAPISQISKYMAYKFIPETVSFVTEESLLQRLKNNAPPVKHYFRHCMGLF from the exons ATGTCGACAAACAAAGAGACACCGAGCGAAGAGGACAGCGTTGAAAgttgtattttctgtttaatagccagaaatgaagacaaagaagCGGAAGTTGTGGCAAAG AATGAGGAGCTGGTGTGTTTCAGAGACATTGACCCCGCTGCTCCACACCACTACCTGGTTGTACCCAAACAGCACATACACAGCTGCTTCTCACTGCATAGGGGACACATCGACCTCG TGAAAAGGATGGCTAAAATGGGAAAAGATGTGCTACGTGAGCAGGGAATCACTGATATGAAGGACACAAG GCTGGGGTTCCACCAACCTCCCTACATTTCAGTAAatcacctccacctccatgTGCTTGCACCCATCAGCCAAATATCAAAGTACATGGCGTATAAGTTCATTCCAGAGACTGTCAGTTTTGTTACT GAAGAATCTCTTCTTCAGCGTCTAAAGAATAATGCTCCACCAGTCAAGCATTATTTCCGACATTGTATGGGGCTTTTTTGA
- the LOC113149825 gene encoding histidine triad nucleotide-binding protein 3-like isoform X1 produces MSTNKETPSEEDSVESCIFCLIARNEDKEAEVVAKNEELVCFRDIDPAAPHHYLVVPKQHIHSCFSLHRGHIDLVKRMAKMGKDVLREQGITDMKDTRLGFHQPPYISVNHLHLHVLAPISQISKYMAYKFIPETVSFVTVSDQDSDAFPTPYFIDFSLHSFAILTGCGK; encoded by the exons ATGTCGACAAACAAAGAGACACCGAGCGAAGAGGACAGCGTTGAAAgttgtattttctgtttaatagccagaaatgaagacaaagaagCGGAAGTTGTGGCAAAG AATGAGGAGCTGGTGTGTTTCAGAGACATTGACCCCGCTGCTCCACACCACTACCTGGTTGTACCCAAACAGCACATACACAGCTGCTTCTCACTGCATAGGGGACACATCGACCTCG TGAAAAGGATGGCTAAAATGGGAAAAGATGTGCTACGTGAGCAGGGAATCACTGATATGAAGGACACAAG GCTGGGGTTCCACCAACCTCCCTACATTTCAGTAAatcacctccacctccatgTGCTTGCACCCATCAGCCAAATATCAAAGTACATGGCGTATAAGTTCATTCCAGAGACTGTCAGTTTTGTTACTGTGAGTGATCAGGACTCTGATGCTTTCCCTACACCTTAtttcattgatttttctttacattcttTTGCTATTTTAACAGGTTGTGGCAAATAA
- the LOC113149317 gene encoding nuclear receptor coactivator 7 isoform X1 produces MEKRDRKPGYFARLKRRRQFKQSQSDKNVNEQNQAIISCPDVPHDSDANKKTDLQRVLAKPPAGSDDCCKSNSQAKMEKRRPPGTVQFIVGPNDSLNSIALKFNITPNKLVQLNKLFSRSVYPGQKLFVPDVSQSEVDSKPPDSSEATFTNGLSEKASHDGISDCRSAKAIRRELSPNSEDESPATVKFIKMSCKYFTDGMGVVGGVLIVTPNNIMFDPHKSDPLVIEHGCEEYGLICPMEEVVSVALYDDVSRMKLKDALPSDLPQDLCPVYRPGEWEQLPSERDLNPFSRYEALDPKRPIILDDIESTLSETVSTQGEQTEKSPSDEGFTELEPTLNGSSEEVGGTSSKTSGIGSRDQQEPLGVTCPGQSDSQDKSGLCQTKGKVDDEEDEGVAQNSSIEDGESIQSSSETEKQGNSHDKPMSQEATETKDIKPKGTEELLNGVDDKIINALDQNRKLSLKEAAEVHGNTGPMRQSPERPEEQHEVSEEERRKKIYEAEVKSWLLERMQAPIEDMLFSSEEKSKKPPMFLCFKVGKPMRKSFATGMTSSPAHSFGGRQPEYWFAVPQERVDHLYAFFVQWSPDVYGKEAREQGFVVVEKDELDMIDNFFSDPASCSWEIITINEAKRRQSFGSYDGDLSVDALPTLSDASDLLQDTHIEKLACRLPARVQGYPWRLAYSTVKHGTSLKTLYRNLIDVDSPVLLVVKDMDNQIFGAFSTHPFRVSDHCYGTGETFLYSFCPEIKVYRWTGENSYFVKGSTDSLQMGGGGGQLGLWLDAELYRGTTTKCATFNNQPLSAQQDFNIHSLEVWAFE; encoded by the exons atggaaaagagagacaggaagccAGGATATTTTGCCAG GCTGAAGCGGCGGAGGCAGTTCAAGCAGAGCCAGTCGGACAAGAATGTGAATGAGCAGAACCAGGCAATCATCTCCTGTCCAGACGTCCCACATGACAGTGACGCcaacaaaaagacagacttACAGAGGGTTTTAGCAAAGCCACCTGCAGGCTCAG ATGATTGCTGTAAGAGTAATAGTCAAGCaaagatggagaagaggaggcCACCAGGCACAGTACAATTCATT GTAGGACCTAATGATTCCCTCAACAGCATTGCACTTAAGTTCAACATCACCCCAAACAAACTGGTCCAGCTGAACAAACTCTTCTCTCGCAGCGTGTACCCTGGTCAG AAGCTGTTTGTTCCTGATGTGAGCCAATCAGAAGTAGACTCCAAGCCTCCAGACTCCTCTGAAGCCACCTTCACAAATGGCTTATCAGAGAAAGCATCGCAT GATGGCATTTCAGACTGCAGGTCAGCAAAGGCCATCCGGCGTGAGCTCTCCCCGAACTCAGAGGACGAGAGCCCGGCAACGGTTAAATTCATAAAAATGAGCTGCAAATATTTCACTGACGGCATG GGCGTGGTGGGAGGTGTGTTGATTGTGACTCCCAACAACATCATGTTCGACCCACACAAGTCCGACCCCCTGGTGATTGAGCACGGCTGTGAGGAGTATGGCCTCATCTGCCCCATGGAGGAGGTTGTGTCCGTGGCGCTGTATGACGATGTGTCACGCATGAAGCTTAAGGACGCGCTGCCATC AGACCTACCCCAGGATCTGTGTCCTGTGTACAGGCCCGGCGAGTGGGAACAGCTGCCTTCAGAGCGGGACCTCAACCCCTTCAGTCGCTATGAAGCTCTGGACCCAAAACGACCTATTATTTTGGATGACATTGAATCCACCCTTTCAGAAACTG TGAGTACACAGGGCGAGCAGACTGAAAAGTCTCCATCAGATGAAGGTTTCACAGAGTTGGAGCCTACTTTGAATGGGAGCAGTGAAGAAGTGGGAGGAACATCCTCCAAAACATCTGGCATTGGTAGCAGAGACCAACAGGAACCTCTAGGAGTGACCTGTCCAGGCCAAAGCGACTCCCAGGACAAATCAGGGCTTTGTCAAACTAAAGGGAAGGTggatgatgaggaagatgaaggtgTAGCTCAGAACAGCTCCATTGAGGATGGAGAGTCGATACAATCCTCttcagagactgaaaaacaggGCAACTCGCATGATAAACCTATGAGCCAAGAGGCAACTGAAACCAAAGATATCAAGCCTAAAGGGACCGAAGAGCTGCTAAATGGTGTagatgataaaataattaatgcCTTGGATCAAAACAGGAAGTTGAGTCTGAAGGAGGCCGCAGAGGTTCATGGGAACACTGGTCCCATGAGACAGAGCCCAGAAAGACCAGAAGAGCAGCATGAAGTGAGCGAGGAGGAGAGACGAAAGAAAATCTATGAAGCAGAAGTGAAGTCGTGGCTGCTGGAGAGGATGCAGGCTCCAATAGAAG ACATGCTTTTCTCATCAGAGGAGAAGAGTAAAAAACCTCCAATGTTCCTGTGCTTCAAAGTGGGAAAACCAATGAGGAAGTCCTTTGCCACTGGGATGACTTCTAGTCCCGCCCATTCATTTGGGGGCCGCCAGCCAGAGTACTGGTTTGCTGTGCCACAAGAAAG GGTGGACCACCTGTATGCATTTTTTGTCCAGTGGTCTCCTGATGTGTATGGGAAGGAGGCTCGAGAGCAGGGTTTTGTCGTGGTGGAGAAAGATGAGCTGGACATGATCGATAACTTCTTCAGTGATCCTGCATCCTGCAGCTGGGAG ATCATCACAATTAACGAGGCGAAGCGTAGGCAGAGTTTTGGCAGCTATGATGGAGACCTATCTGTGGATGCACTGCCCACACTCAGTGATGCCAGTGATCTGTtgcaagacacacacattgaGAAG CTTGCCTGTCGCCTGCCAGCACGTGTACAGGGCTACCCGTGGAGACTGGCCTACAGCACTGTGAAACATGGGACCAGTCTAAAGACTCTATACAGGAACCTGATAGATGTGGACAGTCCTGTGCTGCTGGTCGTCAAAGATATGGATAACCAG ATATTTGGGGCATTCTCTACTCATCCATTTAGAGTGAGCGACCATTGCTACGGCACAGGAGAGACATTCCTCTATAGCTTCTGCCCTGAAATCAAA gtgtaCCGCTGGACGGGGGAGAATTCTTACTTTGTGAAAGGCAGTACTGATTCTCTGcagatgggaggaggagg tggTCAGCTGGGTCTGTGGTTGGATGCTGAGCTGTACCGAGGCACCACCACCAAATGTGCCACCTTCAACAACCAGCCGCTCTCAGCCCAGCAGGATTTCAACATACACAGTCTGGAAGTCTGGGCCTTTGAGTAA
- the LOC113149317 gene encoding nuclear receptor coactivator 7 isoform X2 encodes MEKRDRKPGYFARLKRRRQFKQSQSDKNVNEQNQAIISCPDVPHDSDANKKTDLQRVLAKPPAGSDDCCKSNSQAKMEKRRPPGTVQFIVGPNDSLNSIALKFNITPNKLVQLNKLFSRSVYPGQKLFVPDVSQSEVDSKPPDSSEATFTNGLSEKASHDGISDCRSAKAIRRELSPNSEDESPATVKFIKMSCKYFTDGMGVVGGVLIVTPNNIMFDPHKSDPLVIEHGCEEYGLICPMEEVVSVALYDDVSRMKLKDALPSPGEWEQLPSERDLNPFSRYEALDPKRPIILDDIESTLSETVSTQGEQTEKSPSDEGFTELEPTLNGSSEEVGGTSSKTSGIGSRDQQEPLGVTCPGQSDSQDKSGLCQTKGKVDDEEDEGVAQNSSIEDGESIQSSSETEKQGNSHDKPMSQEATETKDIKPKGTEELLNGVDDKIINALDQNRKLSLKEAAEVHGNTGPMRQSPERPEEQHEVSEEERRKKIYEAEVKSWLLERMQAPIEDMLFSSEEKSKKPPMFLCFKVGKPMRKSFATGMTSSPAHSFGGRQPEYWFAVPQERVDHLYAFFVQWSPDVYGKEAREQGFVVVEKDELDMIDNFFSDPASCSWEIITINEAKRRQSFGSYDGDLSVDALPTLSDASDLLQDTHIEKLACRLPARVQGYPWRLAYSTVKHGTSLKTLYRNLIDVDSPVLLVVKDMDNQIFGAFSTHPFRVSDHCYGTGETFLYSFCPEIKVYRWTGENSYFVKGSTDSLQMGGGGGQLGLWLDAELYRGTTTKCATFNNQPLSAQQDFNIHSLEVWAFE; translated from the exons atggaaaagagagacaggaagccAGGATATTTTGCCAG GCTGAAGCGGCGGAGGCAGTTCAAGCAGAGCCAGTCGGACAAGAATGTGAATGAGCAGAACCAGGCAATCATCTCCTGTCCAGACGTCCCACATGACAGTGACGCcaacaaaaagacagacttACAGAGGGTTTTAGCAAAGCCACCTGCAGGCTCAG ATGATTGCTGTAAGAGTAATAGTCAAGCaaagatggagaagaggaggcCACCAGGCACAGTACAATTCATT GTAGGACCTAATGATTCCCTCAACAGCATTGCACTTAAGTTCAACATCACCCCAAACAAACTGGTCCAGCTGAACAAACTCTTCTCTCGCAGCGTGTACCCTGGTCAG AAGCTGTTTGTTCCTGATGTGAGCCAATCAGAAGTAGACTCCAAGCCTCCAGACTCCTCTGAAGCCACCTTCACAAATGGCTTATCAGAGAAAGCATCGCAT GATGGCATTTCAGACTGCAGGTCAGCAAAGGCCATCCGGCGTGAGCTCTCCCCGAACTCAGAGGACGAGAGCCCGGCAACGGTTAAATTCATAAAAATGAGCTGCAAATATTTCACTGACGGCATG GGCGTGGTGGGAGGTGTGTTGATTGTGACTCCCAACAACATCATGTTCGACCCACACAAGTCCGACCCCCTGGTGATTGAGCACGGCTGTGAGGAGTATGGCCTCATCTGCCCCATGGAGGAGGTTGTGTCCGTGGCGCTGTATGACGATGTGTCACGCATGAAGCTTAAGGACGCGCTGCCATC GCCCGGCGAGTGGGAACAGCTGCCTTCAGAGCGGGACCTCAACCCCTTCAGTCGCTATGAAGCTCTGGACCCAAAACGACCTATTATTTTGGATGACATTGAATCCACCCTTTCAGAAACTG TGAGTACACAGGGCGAGCAGACTGAAAAGTCTCCATCAGATGAAGGTTTCACAGAGTTGGAGCCTACTTTGAATGGGAGCAGTGAAGAAGTGGGAGGAACATCCTCCAAAACATCTGGCATTGGTAGCAGAGACCAACAGGAACCTCTAGGAGTGACCTGTCCAGGCCAAAGCGACTCCCAGGACAAATCAGGGCTTTGTCAAACTAAAGGGAAGGTggatgatgaggaagatgaaggtgTAGCTCAGAACAGCTCCATTGAGGATGGAGAGTCGATACAATCCTCttcagagactgaaaaacaggGCAACTCGCATGATAAACCTATGAGCCAAGAGGCAACTGAAACCAAAGATATCAAGCCTAAAGGGACCGAAGAGCTGCTAAATGGTGTagatgataaaataattaatgcCTTGGATCAAAACAGGAAGTTGAGTCTGAAGGAGGCCGCAGAGGTTCATGGGAACACTGGTCCCATGAGACAGAGCCCAGAAAGACCAGAAGAGCAGCATGAAGTGAGCGAGGAGGAGAGACGAAAGAAAATCTATGAAGCAGAAGTGAAGTCGTGGCTGCTGGAGAGGATGCAGGCTCCAATAGAAG ACATGCTTTTCTCATCAGAGGAGAAGAGTAAAAAACCTCCAATGTTCCTGTGCTTCAAAGTGGGAAAACCAATGAGGAAGTCCTTTGCCACTGGGATGACTTCTAGTCCCGCCCATTCATTTGGGGGCCGCCAGCCAGAGTACTGGTTTGCTGTGCCACAAGAAAG GGTGGACCACCTGTATGCATTTTTTGTCCAGTGGTCTCCTGATGTGTATGGGAAGGAGGCTCGAGAGCAGGGTTTTGTCGTGGTGGAGAAAGATGAGCTGGACATGATCGATAACTTCTTCAGTGATCCTGCATCCTGCAGCTGGGAG ATCATCACAATTAACGAGGCGAAGCGTAGGCAGAGTTTTGGCAGCTATGATGGAGACCTATCTGTGGATGCACTGCCCACACTCAGTGATGCCAGTGATCTGTtgcaagacacacacattgaGAAG CTTGCCTGTCGCCTGCCAGCACGTGTACAGGGCTACCCGTGGAGACTGGCCTACAGCACTGTGAAACATGGGACCAGTCTAAAGACTCTATACAGGAACCTGATAGATGTGGACAGTCCTGTGCTGCTGGTCGTCAAAGATATGGATAACCAG ATATTTGGGGCATTCTCTACTCATCCATTTAGAGTGAGCGACCATTGCTACGGCACAGGAGAGACATTCCTCTATAGCTTCTGCCCTGAAATCAAA gtgtaCCGCTGGACGGGGGAGAATTCTTACTTTGTGAAAGGCAGTACTGATTCTCTGcagatgggaggaggagg tggTCAGCTGGGTCTGTGGTTGGATGCTGAGCTGTACCGAGGCACCACCACCAAATGTGCCACCTTCAACAACCAGCCGCTCTCAGCCCAGCAGGATTTCAACATACACAGTCTGGAAGTCTGGGCCTTTGAGTAA